The DNA window TGACCGAGATCAACGTCACTTCGCCGACAGGCATCCGCGAAGTCAGAAAGTTCGGCGGCGCCGACATAGCAAGCCTGCTCTGGGATGCGATCGAGCGCAAGCGCACCTGAGGCTGCGATCCGGGTACAACCGCGATCACCGCTGATATCCGCCTGCGTTCTTTTATCGTTCTTGTTTTATTCCGGTTTCCATGCCAGATTGCAACCGCTGGCTTTCAATGGCCACAGGGGCGGTCTCTAAGAGTTTGCGGGACAAGGGTGAGCATATGGTCGCGCGTGTCAGTACGGTAGCATTCCAGGGCATCGAGGGCGTGCCGGTCGAGGTCCAGGTCATGATCGCGCCCGGCAAGGTCGGCATGCAGATCGTCGGTCTGCCCGACAAGGCGGTGGCCGAAAGCCGCGAGCGCGTGCAGGCCGCGCTTCACGCCTCCGGCCTGGCGCTGCCCGGCAAGCGAGTGACCGTCAATCTGGCCCCGGCCGATCTGCCGAAGGAAGGCTCGCATTTCGATCTGCCGATCGCGCTCGCTTTGATGGCGGCCCTCGGCGCCATTCCGGCCGACGCACTGTCGGATTATGTCGTCGTCGGCGAACTCAATCTCGATGGCACGATCGCCGCGATCGCCGGCGCGCTGCCGGCCGCCATCGGCGCCAATGCACTGGGCAAAGGGCTGATCTGCCCGGCCGAAAGCGGCGCAGAGGCGGCCTGGGCGGGCGCTGACGTCGATATTCTCGCACCACGCAGCCTGATTGCCCTTGCCAATCATTTCCGCGGTACGCAGGTGCTCTCCCGGCCCGAGCCGTCGATCCGCGCCAATACCGCCAACCTGCCGGATCTTGCCGAGATCAAGGGTCAGGAAAGCGCCAAGCGCGCGCTCGAGGTGGCGGCCGCCGGCGGCCATAACCTCCTGATGGTCGGGCCTCCCGGCTCGGGGAAGTCGATGCTGGCGTCGCGGCTTCCGTCGATCCTGCCGCCGCTTTCGCCCGCCGAACTGCTTGAAGTCTCGATGGTTCATTCGATCGCCGGCCAGCTCACCGGCGGCAAGCTTTCCGACCGCCGGCCCTTCCGCACGCCGCATCATTCCGCCACCATGGCCGCCCTCGTCGGCGGCGGTCTGCGCGCCCGCCCTGGCGAAGCCTCGCTTGCCCATCACGGCGTGCTTTTCCTCGATGAATTCCCGGAGTTCACGCCGCAGGCGCTCGATGCGCTGCGCCAGCCGCTTGAAGGCGGCGAATGCGTCATTGCGCGGGCCAACCACCGCGTCTCCTATCCGGCGAAATTCCAGCTGATCGCGGCGATGAACCCCTGCCGCTGCGGCATGGCCGGCGAGCCAGGCCATACCTGCGCCCGCGGCCCGCGCTGCATGAGCGATTACCAGGCCCGGATCTCCGGGCCGCTGATGGACCGCATCGATATCCGCATCGACGTGCCCGCCGTCTCCGCCGCCGACCTCATCCGCCCGATGGCGGCCGAGGCGAGCGCCGACGTCGCCCGCCGCGTCGCCCGCGCCCGCGAGCTCCAGCAGGAGCGCTTCGAGCGCGCCGGCGCCAGGGATATCGGCACCAATGCCCGCTGCTCCACCGCGATGATCGAAAAACTCGCCGAACCCGATGCGAGCGGACTGCAGCTGCTGCGCGATGCCGCCGATAAGATGAAATTCTCCGCCCGCGGCTACCACCGCGTCCTCAAGGTCGCCCGCACGCTTGCCGATCTCGACGGCAAGCCGACGGTTGGGCGCTTGCATCTTGCCGAAGCGATCTCCTATCGCATCGCTGGTGAGAGGTTGACGGCGGCGGCGTAACCAGATGGGGGCCGCCGGCGCGCTGAAGTCCTGCTCTTCTCGTGGCTCAGGTGGGCACGGCGGTGCGCGGTGATAAAGCGTATGACAGCAATGCCCTGCTCACGCGACATCGGGAACAAGCCATGCCTTCAATCAACGACAAGTTTCGGTCTAGACCGAATTCGATGGGACGAACGTCTGCGGCTAGCTCTGCGTAATGCAGGGGCGGGTCACCGTCGTCAGCGGGGATCGACGGCTAACTCGGGGAATTTGTAATAGATGCAGTCATTGATCCTGAACCACCCCATACCATGGTCCATGTCGGCCTGCGAAAGTTCCCACTCGAACGTGTCGTGGCCTTCGTAACCGTAGAGTAGCGCCATGGTAGTCAACTCAGTGAACGGCCCAGGAGGAAATGGAATGCCGTACGCTATGGCCTCTTTTGCAGGGAACTTTCCTTTGACGACCTTCTTGATC is part of the Rhizobium bangladeshense genome and encodes:
- a CDS encoding YifB family Mg chelatase-like AAA ATPase, with translation MVARVSTVAFQGIEGVPVEVQVMIAPGKVGMQIVGLPDKAVAESRERVQAALHASGLALPGKRVTVNLAPADLPKEGSHFDLPIALALMAALGAIPADALSDYVVVGELNLDGTIAAIAGALPAAIGANALGKGLICPAESGAEAAWAGADVDILAPRSLIALANHFRGTQVLSRPEPSIRANTANLPDLAEIKGQESAKRALEVAAAGGHNLLMVGPPGSGKSMLASRLPSILPPLSPAELLEVSMVHSIAGQLTGGKLSDRRPFRTPHHSATMAALVGGGLRARPGEASLAHHGVLFLDEFPEFTPQALDALRQPLEGGECVIARANHRVSYPAKFQLIAAMNPCRCGMAGEPGHTCARGPRCMSDYQARISGPLMDRIDIRIDVPAVSAADLIRPMAAEASADVARRVARARELQQERFERAGARDIGTNARCSTAMIEKLAEPDASGLQLLRDAADKMKFSARGYHRVLKVARTLADLDGKPTVGRLHLAEAISYRIAGERLTAAA